A genomic segment from Pseudosulfitobacter sp. DSM 107133 encodes:
- a CDS encoding ABC transporter permease, translating to MTDQPLVSGPDPEIDEQAYGALQDKGPIAPPRSQWHDVWNQFKHHKGAMFGGGFLIFITLFVLVGPYIWTLDAQKLDIRAKDMRPVWTLIWDGEAKAAWAHPFGTDQLGRDLLANLIKGGRASMAVGWAAMILALFIGTFVGVVSGYFRRADFWLMRFTDLVLSLPILPLLLVAVTLFRQPLRANFGPETGMFILIVGVVGITSWMQTARIVRGDILALKEREFILAARSIGTKNSKIIMRHLLPNVISPITVSATLGLATAIITESALSFLGVGFPSDFPTWGKLLADAVQRMEQYPERVMLPGIAISLTVLSVNYLGDGLRDALDPRIRGR from the coding sequence ATGACTGACCAACCCCTTGTGTCCGGTCCCGACCCCGAGATTGACGAACAGGCTTACGGCGCGTTGCAGGACAAGGGCCCCATCGCCCCGCCCCGCAGCCAGTGGCATGACGTCTGGAACCAGTTCAAGCACCACAAAGGTGCGATGTTTGGCGGCGGCTTCTTGATCTTTATCACCCTGTTCGTGCTGGTCGGCCCCTATATCTGGACGCTGGATGCGCAAAAGCTGGACATCCGCGCCAAGGATATGCGCCCGGTCTGGACCCTGATCTGGGACGGCGAGGCCAAGGCCGCCTGGGCGCATCCCTTTGGCACCGACCAGCTGGGCCGTGACCTGCTGGCCAACCTGATCAAGGGCGGGCGCGCGTCGATGGCCGTGGGCTGGGCCGCGATGATACTGGCGCTGTTTATCGGCACCTTTGTCGGCGTCGTGTCGGGCTATTTCCGCCGCGCCGATTTCTGGCTGATGCGCTTTACCGATCTGGTGTTGTCCCTGCCGATCCTGCCGCTTCTGCTGGTGGCCGTGACCCTGTTCCGCCAGCCTCTGCGGGCCAACTTTGGCCCTGAAACAGGCATGTTCATCCTGATCGTCGGAGTGGTCGGCATCACCTCGTGGATGCAAACGGCGCGGATCGTGCGCGGCGACATTCTGGCGCTGAAGGAACGCGAGTTCATTCTGGCGGCGCGCTCCATCGGCACCAAGAACTCCAAGATCATCATGCGCCACCTGTTGCCCAACGTGATTTCACCGATCACCGTGTCGGCCACGCTGGGACTGGCCACCGCGATCATCACCGAAAGCGCGCTGTCCTTCCTTGGCGTCGGCTTTCCGTCGGACTTTCCCACGTGGGGCAAGCTGCTGGCGGATGCGGTGCAGCGGATGGAACAGTACCCCGAACGGGTGATGCTGCCCGGCATCGCGATTTCGCTGACGGTGCTGTCGGTGAACTATCTGGGTGACGGTCTGCGCGACGCGCTGGACCCGCGCATTCGCGGACGCTGA
- a CDS encoding ABC transporter permease, with the protein MITFAIRRLILSIPTLLFISLVIFLLLQLAPGDPMAQVPLTVPPEVKEKMRIALGLGEPLYVQYWKWMVQFFWVEPMVFIDWLTRDSTLLGWLPDTSFYDGRLRMLSWQTRGPVMNLVVQSMPQTIWVVGMAYVVGVLIALPIGIYSAYRHYSVFDQTGTFITMIGFSIPPFFTGPLLIVIFAVQLGWLPSNYNTVHEVTNWETFVYQLKQMVLPVMVLALQTTAQISRYMRSAMLDNLGQDYVRTARAKGLREGVVVMVHVLRNSMIPVITVIALGIPAIFGGAIITENVFGVNGIGYQLLIALFANDIPTVMTLTFIFAILIVLFNLIADVLYGVLDPRIRYD; encoded by the coding sequence ATGATTACCTTTGCAATCCGCCGGTTGATCCTGTCGATCCCGACGCTTTTGTTTATCAGCCTCGTGATCTTTCTTCTGCTGCAACTTGCGCCCGGTGATCCGATGGCGCAGGTGCCCCTGACGGTGCCGCCGGAAGTCAAAGAGAAAATGCGCATCGCGCTGGGGCTGGGTGAACCGCTGTACGTTCAATACTGGAAATGGATGGTTCAGTTCTTCTGGGTCGAACCCATGGTCTTTATCGACTGGCTGACCCGCGACAGCACCCTGCTGGGCTGGCTACCCGATACATCGTTCTACGATGGCCGTCTGCGTATGCTGTCATGGCAGACACGCGGGCCGGTGATGAACCTGGTGGTGCAATCCATGCCCCAGACGATCTGGGTTGTCGGCATGGCCTATGTGGTGGGGGTGCTGATCGCGCTGCCCATCGGCATCTATTCGGCCTATCGCCACTATTCGGTCTTTGACCAGACCGGCACATTCATCACCATGATCGGCTTTTCGATCCCGCCGTTCTTTACCGGCCCCCTGCTGATCGTGATCTTTGCGGTGCAGCTGGGCTGGTTGCCGTCGAACTACAACACCGTCCACGAGGTCACCAACTGGGAGACATTCGTTTACCAGCTGAAACAGATGGTGCTGCCGGTGATGGTGCTGGCGCTGCAAACCACGGCACAGATCAGCCGTTACATGCGTTCGGCGATGCTCGACAACCTTGGCCAGGACTATGTGCGCACCGCCCGCGCCAAGGGCCTGCGCGAGGGGGTCGTTGTCATGGTTCACGTTCTGCGCAACTCGATGATCCCGGTCATCACCGTGATTGCGCTGGGTATCCCCGCGATCTTTGGCGGTGCGATTATTACCGAGAACGTCTTTGGCGTGAACGGCATCGGCTATCAGTTGCTGATTGCGCTGTTTGCCAATGACATCCCGACCGTGATGACGCTGACCTTTATCTTTGCCATCCTGATTGTCCTGTTCAACCTGATCGCCGATGTCCTTTACGGCGTGCTCGACCCGAGGATCCGCTATGACTGA
- a CDS encoding Re/Si-specific NAD(P)(+) transhydrogenase subunit alpha — MKIGTPKEIFKGERRVAMTPDSALMLQKLGHECIVETGAGAEAGFSDADYAAAGVEIAKTAAALWKASDVVAKVRAPEEVEAKRLRDGQTLISFINPGANSELLETAAKKGSTVVAMDMVPRISRAQKMDALSSMANIAGYRAVIEAGNNFGRFFTGQITAAGKVPPAKVLVVGAGVAGLAAVGTSTSLGAITYAFDVRPEVAEQIESMGAEFVYLDFEEEQQDGSASGGYASVSSPEFREAQLAKFRELAPEMDIVITTALIPNREAPELWTEDMVKAMKSGSVIVDLAAEKGGNCKLTVKDEKIVTENGVTIIGYTDFPSRMATQASTLYATNIRHMMTDLTPEKDGVINHNMEDDVIRGATVTHAKEVTFPPPPPKIAAIAAAPKKEAVKELTPEEKRAAEIAAFKAQTKSQVTLLVVGAVLLLGVGLVAPASFMQHFIVFVLSVFVGFQVIWGVAHSLHTPLMAVTNAISSIIILGALVQIGSGSFLVVVLAAVSVFMTGINIFGGFLVTRRMLAMFQKS; from the coding sequence GTGAAAATCGGAACACCGAAGGAAATATTCAAAGGCGAACGCCGGGTGGCAATGACGCCCGACAGTGCGTTGATGCTGCAAAAACTCGGGCATGAGTGCATTGTTGAAACGGGTGCAGGGGCCGAAGCCGGCTTTAGCGATGCCGACTATGCGGCCGCAGGCGTCGAGATTGCCAAGACAGCCGCCGCATTGTGGAAAGCATCGGATGTCGTTGCCAAAGTGCGCGCGCCCGAAGAGGTCGAGGCCAAGCGCCTGCGCGACGGGCAAACGCTGATTTCGTTTATCAACCCCGGTGCAAATTCTGAACTGCTTGAAACGGCTGCCAAAAAAGGCAGCACAGTTGTTGCCATGGATATGGTTCCGCGCATCAGCCGCGCGCAGAAGATGGACGCGCTGTCGTCGATGGCCAACATCGCGGGTTACCGTGCGGTGATCGAGGCGGGCAACAACTTTGGCCGTTTCTTCACCGGCCAGATCACGGCAGCGGGCAAGGTGCCCCCTGCCAAGGTTCTGGTGGTGGGTGCCGGTGTGGCCGGTCTGGCGGCTGTGGGCACATCCACGTCGCTGGGCGCGATCACCTACGCTTTTGACGTGCGCCCCGAAGTGGCCGAACAGATCGAATCCATGGGCGCCGAGTTCGTCTACCTCGATTTCGAGGAAGAACAGCAGGATGGCTCGGCTTCGGGCGGGTATGCATCCGTTTCCAGCCCCGAATTCCGCGAGGCGCAGCTGGCCAAGTTCCGCGAGCTGGCCCCCGAAATGGACATCGTCATTACCACGGCGCTGATCCCCAACCGCGAAGCCCCCGAACTGTGGACCGAAGACATGGTCAAGGCCATGAAATCGGGCTCGGTCATCGTGGACCTTGCAGCGGAAAAGGGCGGCAACTGCAAGCTGACCGTCAAGGACGAGAAAATCGTCACTGAAAACGGCGTGACCATCATCGGTTACACAGATTTCCCCAGCCGGATGGCGACACAGGCATCGACGCTGTATGCGACCAATATCCGCCATATGATGACGGACCTGACGCCGGAAAAAGACGGCGTTATCAATCACAACATGGAAGATGACGTGATTCGCGGTGCCACCGTGACCCACGCCAAGGAAGTCACCTTTCCGCCACCGCCCCCCAAGATTGCCGCGATTGCCGCAGCACCCAAAAAGGAAGCGGTCAAGGAACTGACGCCGGAAGAAAAACGCGCCGCCGAAATCGCGGCGTTCAAGGCGCAGACCAAAAGCCAGGTGACCTTGCTGGTGGTTGGTGCGGTGCTGCTGCTGGGTGTGGGCCTTGTGGCACCTGCCAGCTTCATGCAGCACTTTATCGTGTTTGTCCTGTCGGTCTTTGTCGGGTTCCAGGTGATCTGGGGCGTGGCGCACAGCCTGCACACGCCGCTGATGGCCGTGACCAACGCGATTTCGTCGATCATCATTCTGGGTGCCTTGGTGCAGATCGGGTCGGGGTCGTTCCTTGTGGTCGTTCTGGCAGCGGTGTCGGTCTTTATGACCGGTATCAACATCTTTGGCGGCTTCCTTGTGACACGGCGTATGCTCGCCATGTTCCAGAAATCTTAA
- a CDS encoding DUF3422 domain-containing protein, which yields MPPVIDHPLRHRLTSELHARPFPVLNAPAMAAYLAIKHRPDEADRAAALAQLTALLDHYGAPRPDAGATHYFGPMGKYTIKWEQHTEFVTYTVFLPGLSARAFDPAEFEVFPQHWQEAMSGVRITSALFRVMPRPADDKQILPELDSWLVAESIAVADVLDGSAVIASDFRIDPAGHLRFAVYVSDTTGPGRVGRIVQRLCEIETYKSMSLLGFAKTREMAGPLNTLDRQLNDLTETMRSADARAEETLHALLGVSVALEQQGARSAYRFAATGAYTALVAERIAVLREARFLGRQSFAEFMMRRYEPAMRTVKATEARLHAMSGRAIRASELLRTQVDVERSAQNQAILASMDRRSDLQLRLQRTVEGLSVVAVSYYAVSLAGYLLYPLAAHLDISKGMMTAAVTLPVIGAVWLMLHRIKRHVE from the coding sequence ATGCCACCAGTGATCGACCACCCCTTGCGCCATCGCCTGACGTCGGAATTGCATGCGCGCCCCTTTCCGGTGCTGAATGCGCCGGCCATGGCCGCCTATCTGGCGATCAAGCACCGCCCCGACGAAGCCGACCGTGCTGCCGCCCTGGCCCAATTGACGGCCTTGCTGGATCATTATGGCGCGCCACGCCCGGACGCGGGGGCGACCCATTACTTTGGTCCGATGGGCAAATATACGATCAAGTGGGAACAGCATACGGAATTTGTCACCTACACGGTGTTCCTGCCGGGGCTGAGCGCGCGCGCCTTTGACCCTGCCGAGTTCGAGGTGTTCCCGCAGCATTGGCAAGAGGCCATGTCAGGTGTGCGCATCACCTCGGCTTTGTTCCGGGTGATGCCGCGCCCGGCAGATGACAAACAGATACTGCCCGAGCTGGACTCGTGGCTGGTGGCCGAAAGCATCGCGGTGGCGGATGTGCTGGACGGCTCGGCGGTCATCGCATCGGATTTTCGCATTGATCCCGCGGGGCACCTGCGCTTTGCCGTCTATGTCAGCGACACCACAGGGCCCGGACGGGTGGGGCGGATCGTGCAGCGGCTGTGCGAGATCGAGACCTATAAATCCATGTCGCTTCTGGGCTTTGCCAAGACCCGTGAAATGGCGGGGCCGTTGAACACGCTGGACAGGCAGCTGAACGACCTGACCGAGACCATGCGCAGCGCGGATGCGCGCGCCGAGGAGACCCTGCATGCGCTGCTGGGTGTCTCGGTTGCACTCGAACAGCAGGGCGCGCGGTCGGCCTATCGCTTTGCCGCGACGGGGGCCTATACGGCGCTTGTGGCAGAACGCATCGCTGTGCTGCGCGAGGCGCGGTTTCTGGGCCGACAAAGCTTTGCCGAATTCATGATGCGCCGCTACGAACCGGCGATGCGTACCGTCAAGGCAACCGAAGCACGTCTGCACGCCATGTCAGGCCGCGCCATTCGCGCCTCGGAACTGTTGCGTACGCAGGTCGATGTGGAGCGTTCTGCCCAGAACCAGGCGATTCTGGCCAGCATGGACCGCCGCTCGGACCTGCAACTGCGCTTGCAGCGCACGGTCGAGGGGCTGTCGGTGGTCGCGGTCAGCTATTACGCGGTGTCGCTGGCGGGCTATCTTTTGTATCCGCTTGCGGCACATCTGGACATCAGCAAGGGCATGATGACCGCCGCGGTGACCCTGCCGGTGATCGGGGCGGTGTGGTTGATGCTGCACCGGATCAAGCGGCATGTGGAATAG
- a CDS encoding NAD(P)(+) transhydrogenase (Re/Si-specific) subunit beta codes for MDFGFTTAAYVVAAILFILSLGGLSGQESAKRAVWYGIAGMALAVFATLIGPGTGFWWLSIVLIAAGGVIGYQLATRVQMTQMPELVAAMHSLVGLAAVFVGFVAHFQIGNVAAAIADGTVKELGNFGQLIAKKEAVEINILQVELFLGIFIGAVTFTGSVIAYGKLAGRVNSKATKLPGGHVLNASAAGLSLVCLIWYVSTGGFLPLILMTLAALFIGYHLIMGIGGADMPVVVSMLNSYSGWAAAAIGFSLGNDLLIVVGALVGSSGAILSYIMCKAMNRSFVSVILGGFGGTTGPQMEVEGEQVAIEADGVAAALNEADSIVIIPGYGMAVAQAQQGVAELTRKLRAAGKTVRFAIHPVAGRLPGHMNVLLAEAKVPYDIVLEMDEINEDFPDTDVAIVIGSNDIVNPAAQDDPNSPIAGMPVLECWKAKQVFVSKRGQGTGYSGIENPLFFKENTRMFYGDAKASIDKLLPMID; via the coding sequence ATGGATTTTGGATTTACGACAGCGGCCTATGTGGTCGCAGCCATCCTCTTCATCCTCAGCCTTGGCGGTTTGTCGGGACAGGAAAGCGCCAAGCGCGCGGTGTGGTACGGCATTGCCGGTATGGCGCTGGCGGTCTTTGCCACGCTGATCGGGCCGGGCACCGGTTTCTGGTGGCTTTCAATCGTGCTGATCGCGGCTGGCGGGGTCATCGGCTATCAACTGGCGACACGGGTGCAGATGACGCAGATGCCCGAACTGGTGGCGGCCATGCACTCGCTGGTCGGTCTGGCGGCGGTCTTTGTCGGCTTTGTCGCGCATTTCCAGATTGGCAATGTCGCGGCGGCCATCGCTGACGGCACGGTCAAGGAACTGGGCAATTTCGGCCAGCTGATTGCCAAGAAAGAAGCGGTCGAGATCAACATTCTACAGGTTGAGCTGTTTCTGGGCATCTTTATCGGTGCGGTCACCTTTACCGGGTCGGTCATTGCCTATGGCAAGCTGGCAGGGCGGGTGAATTCGAAGGCGACCAAACTGCCGGGCGGTCATGTGCTGAACGCCTCGGCGGCGGGCCTGTCGCTGGTCTGTCTGATCTGGTACGTCAGCACGGGCGGCTTCCTGCCCCTGATCCTGATGACGCTGGCGGCGCTGTTCATCGGCTATCACCTGATCATGGGTATCGGCGGTGCGGATATGCCCGTGGTGGTGTCGATGCTGAACAGCTATTCCGGCTGGGCGGCGGCGGCCATCGGTTTCAGTCTGGGCAACGACCTGCTGATCGTGGTGGGTGCGCTGGTTGGCTCGTCCGGTGCGATCCTGAGTTACATCATGTGCAAGGCGATGAACCGTTCCTTTGTCAGCGTGATCCTGGGCGGCTTTGGCGGCACCACCGGTCCGCAGATGGAGGTCGAGGGCGAACAGGTCGCGATCGAGGCGGACGGCGTGGCCGCAGCCCTGAACGAGGCCGACAGCATCGTCATCATCCCCGGTTACGGCATGGCCGTAGCGCAGGCGCAGCAGGGTGTGGCCGAGCTGACGCGCAAGCTGCGTGCGGCAGGCAAGACCGTGCGCTTTGCCATCCACCCCGTTGCGGGGCGTCTGCCGGGCCACATGAACGTGCTGCTGGCCGAGGCCAAAGTACCCTATGACATCGTGCTGGAGATGGACGAGATCAACGAAGACTTCCCCGATACGGACGTCGCCATCGTGATCGGCTCGAACGACATCGTGAACCCTGCCGCACAGGACGATCCCAACAGCCCCATCGCCGGGATGCCGGTTCTGGAGTGCTGGAAAGCCAAGCAGGTGTTCGTCAGCAAACGCGGTCAGGGCACCGGCTATTCGGGCATCGAGAACCCGCTGTTCTTCAAAGAGAACACGCGCATGTTCTACGGCGATGCCAAGGCGTCGATCGACAAACTGCTGCCGATGATCGACTGA
- a CDS encoding gamma-glutamyl-gamma-aminobutyrate hydrolase family protein — MARPVVGIISNAHVIGDDYKVHAGGMMNTSAIAEVSGAIPLLVAADPALNTAEELMEVCDGFLLTGGRPNVHPEEYGEEATVAHGDFDRARDAVTLPLIRACVERGQPFFGVCRGFQEVNVAMGGSLYPEIRDLPGRTNHRMPPDGTLEEKFALRHEVSFTEGGPFHRLLGKQAVMTNTLHGQGIKAAGKRVIIDGYAPDGTPEAIYIDGAPGFTMSVQWHPEYNAGLDPVSKTLFCAFGDALRDWAAGKARPALKTA; from the coding sequence ATGGCACGTCCGGTTGTCGGTATTATCAGCAATGCGCATGTGATTGGCGACGATTACAAAGTGCATGCCGGTGGCATGATGAACACATCGGCAATTGCAGAAGTGTCGGGCGCGATCCCGTTGTTGGTGGCGGCTGATCCGGCGTTGAACACTGCCGAAGAGCTGATGGAAGTCTGCGACGGCTTTCTGCTGACCGGCGGACGCCCCAATGTGCACCCCGAGGAATATGGCGAGGAAGCCACTGTCGCCCATGGCGATTTCGACCGTGCGCGCGATGCGGTGACGTTGCCGTTGATTCGCGCCTGTGTCGAACGCGGCCAGCCGTTTTTCGGGGTCTGTCGCGGGTTTCAGGAGGTCAACGTGGCGATGGGCGGCAGCCTGTACCCCGAAATTCGCGATCTGCCGGGGCGCACCAACCACCGGATGCCCCCCGATGGCACGCTGGAAGAGAAATTTGCCCTGCGCCATGAGGTCAGCTTTACCGAGGGCGGACCGTTCCACCGCTTGCTGGGCAAGCAGGCGGTCATGACCAATACGCTGCACGGTCAGGGCATCAAAGCCGCTGGCAAACGCGTGATAATCGACGGCTATGCCCCTGATGGCACGCCCGAGGCGATCTATATCGACGGCGCGCCGGGCTTTACCATGTCGGTGCAGTGGCACCCCGAGTACAACGCAGGGCTGGACCCGGTATCAAAGACCCTGTTCTGCGCGTTCGGTGATGCGCTGCGTGACTGGGCGGCGGGCAAGGCCCGTCCGGCGTTGAAAACCGCCTGA
- a CDS encoding heme-binding protein — MSVTLNQARKIVRKAISTGREMELKPLSVVVLDAGGHVVAFERSDGASPGRFGIAHGKAYGAVMLGMAGTAQMKRAEDQAYFMAAVNGVFGGQVVPVPGGVLLRSKAGKVVGAVGVTGDTSDNDAIAAMAGIEAAALVGEI; from the coding sequence ATGTCGGTGACCCTGAACCAGGCGCGCAAGATCGTTCGCAAGGCGATCAGCACGGGACGTGAAATGGAACTGAAACCGCTGTCAGTGGTGGTGTTGGACGCGGGCGGCCATGTGGTTGCCTTTGAACGCAGCGACGGTGCGTCGCCGGGGCGGTTCGGCATTGCCCATGGCAAGGCCTACGGCGCTGTGATGCTGGGAATGGCGGGCACAGCGCAGATGAAACGGGCCGAGGATCAGGCCTATTTCATGGCGGCGGTCAACGGTGTGTTCGGCGGGCAGGTTGTGCCGGTGCCGGGCGGCGTGCTGCTGCGCAGCAAGGCGGGCAAGGTCGTGGGGGCGGTCGGTGTGACCGGTGACACATCCGACAACGATGCGATTGCGGCGATGGCGGGTATTGAAGCTGCTGCTTTGGTAGGCGAAATCTAG
- a CDS encoding peptide ABC transporter substrate-binding protein: MKLKTLLLGAAASVAFVPMAMAAGHEGPQGRDGEVKILYWQAPSILNPFLSGGTKDIEAASLVLEPLARYNETGEMVPFLAAEVPTVANGGVSEDLTTITWKIKEGLIWSDGTPVTSADVKFTSEYCMHPEGGCAQAAFFDGVESVEAVDDLTVKVTFNQPKPNPYGPFVGGQSPIIQAAQFADCLGAKAPECTEANYNPIGTGPFKVADFKPNDVIQYEANENYREEGKPAFAKVTFKGGGDANSAGRAVLETGEFDYAWNLQLAPDVIAKMEAAGYGKAVAGFGPLLERIEMNLTNPSPDLPPETRSTVAEPHPILGDVKVRKALSMAIDRELLTEVGYGKAGAPTCNLVPAPAIYASDNTDCLTQDLEGAKALLEEAGWTDSDGDGVREKDGMKLSLLYQTSTNAVRQDFQALIKDWWSQIGVETELRNLDASVFFGGDPGSPDTFQKFYADVEMYANTFNGTDPQQYLAAYRCGGEPKPSSQWQGENINRFCDPAYDAMIDELARTGDLDARSALAKKMNDMLTKDTYTIVPLVNRARVSAHANSLGGVVLNVWDSELWNVADWYRVK, encoded by the coding sequence ATGAAACTCAAGACCCTATTGCTTGGCGCGGCTGCCAGCGTTGCCTTTGTACCGATGGCAATGGCCGCCGGTCACGAAGGCCCGCAAGGCCGCGATGGCGAGGTGAAAATCCTCTATTGGCAAGCGCCCTCGATTCTGAACCCGTTCCTGTCGGGCGGTACCAAGGACATCGAAGCGGCTTCGTTGGTTCTGGAGCCACTGGCACGCTACAATGAAACCGGTGAAATGGTGCCCTTCCTTGCTGCCGAAGTGCCCACCGTGGCCAATGGCGGTGTGTCCGAAGACCTGACCACCATCACATGGAAAATCAAGGAAGGACTCATCTGGTCGGATGGCACGCCGGTGACATCCGCCGACGTAAAGTTCACCTCGGAATACTGTATGCACCCCGAAGGCGGCTGCGCACAGGCGGCGTTCTTTGACGGCGTCGAATCCGTCGAAGCGGTGGACGACCTGACCGTCAAGGTCACGTTCAACCAGCCCAAGCCAAACCCCTATGGTCCTTTTGTCGGCGGTCAGTCCCCGATCATTCAGGCCGCGCAGTTCGCTGACTGCCTGGGTGCCAAGGCGCCCGAATGCACCGAAGCCAACTATAACCCCATTGGCACCGGCCCGTTCAAGGTTGCGGATTTCAAACCGAACGACGTGATCCAGTACGAAGCCAATGAAAACTACCGTGAAGAAGGCAAACCCGCCTTTGCCAAGGTCACGTTCAAAGGTGGCGGCGACGCGAACTCGGCCGGTCGTGCGGTTCTGGAAACAGGCGAATTCGACTATGCCTGGAACCTGCAACTGGCACCCGACGTCATCGCCAAGATGGAAGCCGCCGGTTACGGCAAGGCTGTCGCCGGTTTTGGCCCGCTGCTTGAGCGGATCGAGATGAACCTGACCAACCCGTCACCCGACCTGCCGCCCGAAACACGTTCGACCGTGGCAGAACCGCACCCGATTCTGGGCGATGTGAAGGTGCGCAAGGCGCTGTCGATGGCCATCGACCGCGAACTGCTGACCGAAGTGGGCTATGGCAAGGCCGGTGCGCCGACCTGTAACCTGGTGCCTGCACCTGCGATCTATGCTTCGGACAACACCGACTGTCTGACGCAAGATCTGGAAGGCGCCAAGGCCCTGCTGGAAGAAGCCGGCTGGACCGACAGCGACGGTGACGGCGTGCGCGAAAAAGACGGCATGAAGCTGTCGCTGCTGTACCAGACATCGACCAACGCCGTCCGTCAGGACTTTCAGGCGCTGATCAAGGATTGGTGGAGCCAGATCGGTGTTGAAACCGAACTGCGCAACCTCGATGCTTCGGTGTTCTTTGGTGGTGACCCCGGTTCGCCCGACACCTTCCAGAAGTTCTATGCCGATGTGGAAATGTATGCCAACACGTTCAACGGCACAGACCCCCAGCAGTATCTGGCGGCCTACCGTTGCGGCGGCGAACCCAAGCCATCCAGCCAGTGGCAGGGTGAAAACATCAACCGCTTCTGCGATCCGGCCTATGACGCCATGATCGACGAGCTGGCCCGCACCGGTGATCTGGATGCGCGCAGCGCGCTGGCCAAGAAGATGAACGACATGCTGACCAAGGACACATACACCATCGTGCCGCTGGTCAACCGTGCACGGGTTTCGGCACATGCCAATTCCTTGGGCGGTGTTGTGCTGAACGTCTGGGATTCCGAGCTGTGGAATGTCGCAGACTGGTATCGCGTCAAGTAA
- a CDS encoding transposase, which produces MIDPARPLPATGTCFFTVRLQDCRSDLLVRRIGRLRQATRIALNAHPFRIDDIVVLPNAIHTIWTMPPADTDVSRRWGLLKAYFSRGVAPPAHRHPAAIRSNDKGIWQRRFWSHPLSNTEDIATHRNLIYSAPVQAGLVDDPRQWPHTSLHRALKAGTWTLPRQVSAA; this is translated from the coding sequence ATGATTGATCCCGCACGCCCATTGCCCGCCACGGGCACCTGTTTTTTCACAGTTCGCCTGCAAGACTGCCGGTCCGACCTGCTGGTGCGCAGGATCGGGCGCTTGCGACAAGCCACGCGGATTGCCCTGAATGCCCACCCGTTTCGCATCGACGACATTGTCGTGTTGCCAAACGCGATCCACACCATCTGGACAATGCCACCCGCAGACACCGATGTGTCGCGCCGCTGGGGCCTGCTGAAGGCTTATTTTTCACGCGGCGTTGCACCGCCTGCACATCGCCACCCTGCCGCAATACGCAGCAACGACAAGGGGATATGGCAGCGCCGGTTCTGGTCGCATCCGCTGTCGAACACCGAAGACATCGCAACCCATCGCAACCTGATCTATAGCGCACCGGTACAGGCAGGGCTTGTTGATGATCCGCGCCAGTGGCCACACACATCGTTGCACCGCGCTTTGAAGGCAGGCACATGGACCCTGCCCCGGCAGGTGTCAGCGGCTTGA